One region of Triticum aestivum cultivar Chinese Spring chromosome 6B, IWGSC CS RefSeq v2.1, whole genome shotgun sequence genomic DNA includes:
- the LOC123134621 gene encoding 1-aminocyclopropane-1-carboxylate oxidase 1 isoform X2: MAIPANAAASLSFPVINMEKLETEERGAAMGVIGDACENWGFFEVPLPPTHIEFSSAGISHELMDEVERVSKAHYAACWEQQFKEFAARTLEAGEKGADVKDVDWESTFFVRHLPSSNLADLPNLDHHYRQVMKEFASEIEKLAEKVLDLLCENLGLELGYLKRAFAGSRGPTFGTKVSSYPPCPRPDLVDGLRAHTDAGGVILLFQDDQVSGLQLLKDGAWVDVSPMRHAIVVNIGDQLEVITNGRYKSVMHRVLTRPDGNRMSLASFYNPGADAVIFPAPALVEELSEEEAERAGSAVYPRFVFEDYMNLYLRHKFESKEPRFEAMKADAAPIATA; encoded by the exons ATGGCAATTCCTGCTAATGCTGCCGCCTCCTTGAGCTTCCCGGTGATCAACATGGAGAAGCTGGAGACCGAGGAGAGGGGCGCCGCCATGGGGGTCATCGGCGACGCCTGCGAGAACTGGGGCTTCTTCGAGGTGCCACTGCCCCCCACACACATAGAATTCTCTT CTGCTGGCATCTCGCACGAGCTGATGGACGAGGTGGAGCGGGTGAGCAAGGCGCACTACGCGGCGTGCTGGGAGCAGCAGTTCAAGGAGTTCGCGGCGCGGACGCTGGAGGCCGGCGAGAAGGGCGCCGACGTGAAGGACGTGGACTGGGAGAGCACCTTCTTCGTCCGCCACCTTCCCTCCTCCAACCTCGCCGACCTGCCCAACCTCGACCACCACTACAG GCAAGTGATGAAGGAATTCGCGTCGGAGATCGAGAAGCTGGCGGAGAAGGTGCTGGACCTTCTGTGCGAGAACCTGGGCCTGGAGCTGGGCTACCTAAAGCGGGCCTTTGCCGGGTCCAGGGGCCCCACGTTCGGCACCAAGGTCAGCAGCTACCCGCCGTGCCCGCGGCCTGACCTGGTCGACGGCCTTCGCGCGCACACCGACGCCGGCGGCGTGATCCTGCTGTTCCAGGACGACCAGGTGAGCGGGCTCCAGCTCCTGAAGGACGGGGCATGGGTGGATGTGTCGCCCATGCGCCACGCCATCGTCGTCAACATCGGCGACCAGCTGGAGGTGATCACCAACGGGCGGTACAAGAGCGTGATGCACCGCGTGCTCACCCGCCCCGACGGCAACCGCATGTCCCTCGCGTCATTCTACAACCCCGGCGCCGATGCCGTCATTTTCCCTGCCCCGGCACTCGTCGAGGAGCTgtcggaggaggaggctgagcGCGCCGGGAGCGCCGTGTACCCGAGGTTCGTGTTCGAGGACTACATGAACCTGTACTTGCGCCACAAGTTCGAGTCCAAGGAGCCGCGCTTCGAGGCCATGAAGGCGGACGCCGCGCCCATCGCCACCGCGTGA
- the LOC123134621 gene encoding 1-aminocyclopropane-1-carboxylate oxidase 3 isoform X1: MDEVERVSKAHYAACWEQQFKEFAARTLEAGEKGADVKDVDWESTFFVRHLPSSNLADLPNLDHHYRQVMKEFASEIEKLAEKVLDLLCENLGLELGYLKRAFAGSRGPTFGTKVSSYPPCPRPDLVDGLRAHTDAGGVILLFQDDQVSGLQLLKDGAWVDVSPMRHAIVVNIGDQLEVITNGRYKSVMHRVLTRPDGNRMSLASFYNPGADAVIFPAPALVEELSEEEAERAGSAVYPRFVFEDYMNLYLRHKFESKEPRFEAMKADAAPIATA; this comes from the exons ATGGACGAGGTGGAGCGGGTGAGCAAGGCGCACTACGCGGCGTGCTGGGAGCAGCAGTTCAAGGAGTTCGCGGCGCGGACGCTGGAGGCCGGCGAGAAGGGCGCCGACGTGAAGGACGTGGACTGGGAGAGCACCTTCTTCGTCCGCCACCTTCCCTCCTCCAACCTCGCCGACCTGCCCAACCTCGACCACCACTACAG GCAAGTGATGAAGGAATTCGCGTCGGAGATCGAGAAGCTGGCGGAGAAGGTGCTGGACCTTCTGTGCGAGAACCTGGGCCTGGAGCTGGGCTACCTAAAGCGGGCCTTTGCCGGGTCCAGGGGCCCCACGTTCGGCACCAAGGTCAGCAGCTACCCGCCGTGCCCGCGGCCTGACCTGGTCGACGGCCTTCGCGCGCACACCGACGCCGGCGGCGTGATCCTGCTGTTCCAGGACGACCAGGTGAGCGGGCTCCAGCTCCTGAAGGACGGGGCATGGGTGGATGTGTCGCCCATGCGCCACGCCATCGTCGTCAACATCGGCGACCAGCTGGAGGTGATCACCAACGGGCGGTACAAGAGCGTGATGCACCGCGTGCTCACCCGCCCCGACGGCAACCGCATGTCCCTCGCGTCATTCTACAACCCCGGCGCCGATGCCGTCATTTTCCCTGCCCCGGCACTCGTCGAGGAGCTgtcggaggaggaggctgagcGCGCCGGGAGCGCCGTGTACCCGAGGTTCGTGTTCGAGGACTACATGAACCTGTACTTGCGCCACAAGTTCGAGTCCAAGGAGCCGCGCTTCGAGGCCATGAAGGCGGACGCCGCGCCCATCGCCACCGCGTGA